In a single window of the Acyrthosiphon pisum isolate AL4f chromosome X, pea_aphid_22Mar2018_4r6ur, whole genome shotgun sequence genome:
- the LOC103308944 gene encoding uncharacterized protein LOC103308944: MDDTYLDVTAGYIDDCKITQIDYHSFLPYSTSALSNNDEVRIALHNTESYTLPCESYIYIEGTITKPTEITDEIRFINNGLAFLFSEMKYEINGNQIQKLVNPGISTTLKGYCSYNKTNISSHQNAAWDSDLKNVNKDFIDSGNFNGCINLKHLFGFCEDYKRILINCNQQLILNRASIDLNAIKQYKNNEVVADAPKLKDVKINITKILWRMPIVRVSDREKIRLLKVVNSQKPLTCAFRSWELCEYPFLPQNTSHSWKVKTSNKLEKPRYVIIGFQTDRKNSSGKAMSYFDHCKIKNLKVYLNSEVFPYEDFQNDFTKNKMATLYRAYAEFQKSYYGHDDVTPLLNRSEFKNHSPIIVVDMSRQNDNVKMSTVDLRIELEAYEAFPASTSAYCLILHDQIITYNPFNGEVRTL; the protein is encoded by the coding sequence ATGGACGACACATATTTAGACGTCACGGCTGGATACATCGATGATTGTAAAATAACACAAATTGATTATCATTCTTTTTTACCGTATTCAACATCAGCTCTTTCTAATAATGATGAGGTGCGTATTGCTTTACATAACACAGAGTCTTATACTTTACCGTGCGAGAGTTATATTTACATCGAGGGAACAATAACCAAACCTACAGAAATAACTGACGAGATTAGATTTATAAACAACGGACTGGCATTTCTTTTCTCtgaaatgaaatatgaaataaacggaaatcaaattcaaaaactCGTCAATCCGGGTATATCGACCACATTAAAAGGATATTGTTcgtacaataaaacaaatatttcctCACACCAAAACGCTGCCTGGGatagtgatttaaaaaatgttaataaagatTTTATTGATAGCGGTAATTTTAACGGATGTATTAATCTTAAACATTTGTTTGGTTTTTGTGAAGATTATAAGCgaattttaataaactgtaaCCAGCAACTCATATTAAATAGAGCGTCGATCGATTTAAATGCAATcaaacagtataaaaataatgaagttgTGGCAGACGCTCCTAAACTAAAAGacgttaaaataaacataacaaaaatattgtggcGGATGCCTATAGTGAGAGTTAGCGATAGAGAAAAAATTCGATTGTTGAAAGTAGTCAACAGTCAAAAACCCCTGACATGTGCATTTAGATCGTGGGAACTGTGTGAATATCCATTTTTACCTCAAAACACTTCGCATTCGTGGAAAGTAAAGACATCGAACAAATTAGAAAAACCTAGATATGTTATCATTGGCTTTCAAACTGATAGGAAAAATAGTTCGGGTAAAGCAATGTCATATTtcgatcattgtaaaattaaaaacttaaaggtTTATTTAAACTCTGAAGTATTTCCCTACGAAGATTTTCAAAACGACTTTACCAAAAATAAGATGGCGACATTATATCGCGCGTATGCAGAGTTCCAAAAATCTTACTACGGCCATGATGATGTGACACCTCTATTGAACCGATCAGAATTCAAAAATCACTCTCCAATCATAGTTGTTGACATGAGCCGACAGAACGACAACGTGAAAATGTCGACAGTGGACCTCAGAATTGAACTAGAAGCTTATGAGGCGTTTCCAGCTTCCACTTCcgcatattgtttaatattacatgaccaaattattacttataatccATTTAACGGAGAAGTAAGAaccttgtaa
- the LOC107883344 gene encoding uncharacterized protein LOC107883344, giving the protein MFNCDQCSSVFVRKTSLITHQNNHMGVRFPCTICPSTFSYKTALNKHTKNIHGFVNVPAHLRPIPAAPITTQPARPSVIQFAPLAAPQRDIQIAPQIFVPDVPAGGSNAVSDDDDIICMNAMDEFEDTDSYTVTVNGKRVSAANTVSAANAKKVRLNLVKSPGFVEILSSASRKIVWYYTTNLVNTMIYSDFLQPLMPELVNLLKKHVEKHAIKFNLKLEATYNRPNVPNSSENRAFKTSAVEIYPGSDIRTIVERAYMKLTKEKDDYIGRGSGFTLESIDGLLLSVYKYTPMGGSSYIQLPEYIDRKRGTINPQNTDQECFKWAILARRVAENLSDRYKYCVGENYKKHEKNYNFNGISFPTPLSDITKFEKNNNNVSINVYGLDKKFQVPRKYPTYEVYPLRVVEEEKKDHFDLLLVTDGDNSHYVYISNFSRLIRTQKTRHNGSVIFCKRCFTSFDNQNLKFKLSGQEALDQHKLICGAHKPIFPKMPKEGECVEFRAWKNTVRHPFVIYADFEAILEKAEEVRGDSTTIIQKHEAMSYGFLVKASEDVPADLLVQHEIPAGPVIYRGSEDRTDVARHFMESIKLIGKIVRVKQCHISIIVKLKT; this is encoded by the exons ATGTTTAATTGCGATCAGTGCTCGTCGGTGTTCGTGCGTAAAACCAGTTTAATCACGCATCAAAATAACCATATGGGTGTACGTTTTCCGTGCACTATATGTCCTTCGACATTCTCCTACAAAACCGCGCTCAACAAACATACGAAGAATATTCAtg GTTTCGTAAACGTTCCGGCTCATTTGAGACCAATACCCGCTGCGCCGATCACCACTCAACCAGCACGACCAAGCGTCATACAGTTCGCACCTCTTGCCGCTCCGCAGAGAGATATTCAAATCGCGCCGCAAATATTTGTACCTGATGTCCCGGCCGGTGGATCGAATGCGGTAtccgacgacgacgatattatatgtatgaacGCAATGGACGAATTTGAGGATACag attctTACACCGTAACCGTAAATGGCAAACGTGTTTCCGCTGCAAACACCGTCTCAGCTGCTAACGCTAAAAAAGTTAGGTTGAATCTTGTCAAATCACCAGGGTTCGTAGAAATTTTGTCGTCTGCAAGCCGTAAAATCGTGTGGTACTATACTACAAATCTGGTTAATACTATGATTTATTCAGACTTTCTCCAACCACTTATGCCTGAActagtaaatttattaaaaaaacacgtAGAAAAACAcgcaataaaatttaatttgaagcTCGAGGCGACATACAACCGGCCCAACGTCCCCAATTCATCGGAGAACCGTGCGTTCAAGACCTCGGCAGTTGAGATTTACCCTGGCAGCGATATAAGAACCATTGTAGAGAGGGCTTATATGAAATTGACGAAGGAGAAAGATGACTACATCGGGAGGGGTAGTGGATTTACATTGGAGTCGATCGATGGGCTGTTGTTGTCCGTGTATAAATATACACCGATGGGCGGCTCGTCGTATATTCAACTACCTGAATATATAGATAGAAAACGGGGGACCATCAACCCGCAAAACACGGATCAGGAGTGCTTCAAGTGGGCGATTTTGGCGAGGCGTGTGGCCGAAAATTTATCCgatagatataaatattgtgtcggagaaaattataaaaagcatgagaaaaattataattttaacggtATATCGTTCCCGACACCACTATCAGACATcactaaatttgaaaaaaataataataacgtctcCATAAATGTCTACGGGCTCGACAAAAAATTCCAGGTGCCCCGTAAGTACCCAACGTACGAAGTGTATCCGTTACGTGTGGTCGAAGAAGAAAAAAAGGATCATTTCGACCTGTTGTTGGTAACGGACGGCGACAACTCGCACTATGTTTACATTTCGAATTTTTCACGGCTCATACGTACGCAGAAAACGAGACACAATGGGAGTGTCATTTTTTGTAAAAGGTGCTTCACCAGCTTTGacaatcaaaatttgaaattcaagttGAGCGGACAGGAGGCCCTGGACCAACATAAATTGATTTGTGGGGCGCACAAGCCAATTTTTCCGAAGATGCCGAAGGAGGGTGAATGTGTTGAGTTCAGGGCGTGGAAAAACACGGTTAGGCACCCGTTTGTAATTTACGCGGATTTCGAGGCGATCTTGGAGAAGGCGGAGGAGGTGAGAGGGGATAGTACCACGATTATTCAAAAACACGAAGCGATGAGCTATGGGTTTTTGGTGAAGGCGAGCGAGGACGTGCCGGCGGATTTATTGGTTCAACACGAGATACCGGCGGGTCCGGTAATCTACAGAGGCAGCGAAGACAGGACGGACGTGGCGAGACATTTCATGGAGTCGATCAAACTGATAGGAAAAATAGTTCGGGTAAAGCAATGTCATATTtcgatcattgtaaaattaaaaacttaa